One Anser cygnoides isolate HZ-2024a breed goose chromosome 4, Taihu_goose_T2T_genome, whole genome shotgun sequence genomic region harbors:
- the LOC106041918 gene encoding interleukin-8 — protein MNGKLGAVLALLLISVALSQGRSLVRMGNELRCQCISTHSKFIHPKSIQDVKLTQSGPHCKNVEIIATLKDNREVCLDPTAPWVQLIVKAILAKAQLNSDAPL, from the exons ATGAACGGCAAACTTGgggctgtcctggctcttctcCTGATTTCCGTGGCTCTGTCTCAAG GCAGGAGCCTGGTAAGGATGGGAAACGAGCTCCGGTGCCAGTGCATAAGCACTCACTCGAAGTTCATCCACCCTAAATCTATTCAAGATGTGAAGCTGACGCAAAGTGGCCCCCACTGCAAGAACGTTGAAATCAT aGCTACTCTGAAGGACAACAGAGAGGTGTGCTTGGACCCCACTGCTCCCTGGGTACAGCTGATCGTAAAGGCAATTCTGGCCAA GGCTCAGCTCAATTCTGATGCACCgctgtaa
- the LOC106041921 gene encoding uncharacterized protein, with product MQTRVPPICRQHRLAPFKRQVQKGVSRGKSPPWVKARGRQQSELQPLEAPVDGGDEGDGRDGGDGGDGRGALSRPAPGVPGPKAVNPAPLHAGKTPGSSRPGHKSRDRQRGGSGSSVAPPIASRAMSLHLLLLLLAASAALCRGAPLAGELRCRCVQAVTEVIPPRRLAGLELVPAGPHCAVPEVIATTKAGRTLCLSPSAPWVQLLVTRLLRSSAQN from the exons ATGCAAACGCGAGTGCCACCTATCTGCAGGCAACACCGCCTTGCACCCTTCAAACGGCAGGTGCAGAAAGGGGTGAGCAGGGGGAAAAGTCCCCCCTGGGTGAAGGCGCGAGGTCGCCAGCAAAGCGAGCTCCAGCCCCTGGAGGCCCCTGTGGACGGAGGGGACGAAGGGGACGGAAGGGAcggaggggatggaggggacgGACGGGGAGCCCTGTCCCGCCCAGCCCCCGGGGTTCCTGGCCCGAAAGCGGTGAACCCGGCCCCTCTCCACGCCGGGAAAACCCCCGGCAGCTCCCGGCCGGGGCATAAAAGCAGGGACAGGCAGCGGGGCGGCTCAGGCAGCTCCGTAGCACCTCCGATAGCATCCCGAGCCATGAGcctgcacctcctgctcctgctcctagCCGCCAGCGCCGCGCTCTGCCGGG gTGCGCCGCTGGCCGGGGAGCTGCGGTGCCGCTGCGTGCAGGCTGTGACAGAGGTGATCCCCCCGCGGCGCCTGGCCGGGCTGGAGCTCGTCCCCGCGGGGCCGCACTGCGCCGTGCCCGAGGTGAT AGCCACCACGAAGGCGGGCAGGACGCTGTGCCTGAGCCCCTCGGCGCCCTGGGTGCAGCTGCTGGTCACCAGGCTCCTCCGCAG CTCGGCGCAGAATTGA